agaggcaatgtaggagtacatggtaggttgtttcattggaaacgtccttaggaactgagatctGTGTATGTGATTTTAAGATCAGGatttgcaagtagtttttggtatttgtagtatgctagaggccgtgcgcagcgctgacccgacgAGTGttctgtgatgtggtaggcacgtggcccggtgtaccgagtcgcccgtttggtgacccgggaaccctgcacacatcgtttggggccgtaccggaaacctcggccggactccctgcggctagaacctgaataggcgataaacctggactagggacttgtgtatttagtcaagtcgtggccgacaccctcgccaggcttctacttgaaggttgtcgagatacatgacgtgtacatggcggtaagtggcgagagcgtgtgtgaagaagtacacccctgcagggttaacatcatctattcgaatagccgtgtccgtggtaaggAATACTTGGTttcttatgcagttcatagacaagtgaaagtcgatactctaaaatgcgcaagataagcgtgagttctatggatagcattctcgtagggagacgggagcggatccatataggtgtattgatatggtgaatatgtggactcatgtgcgccaactcaaaagagttacttatggtcgtagttcaggatagccaccgagtcaaagctggctttctGTAGTTTaaatccaccacccccttttgttgatactgatgcatatgtagctagttctgatgtaagtcttgctgggtacatttgtactcacatttgcttaatttatgttttgcggagagacttcagtctcactagtagttccgcgtggacttcaacgtttagcttgttacctcagctacgaccttgtgccctcggcagggtcctgtagatagtcaggcttctcagcctttttcatttgtagttgtctgtactcagagaagttaagcttccgcatgtgcttatttcttgcatgacttgaatgctgggtcatcaatCCGATGTtttaatatctggctcctcggagcctaatgaataaatactttgagtcatagagttttgttgtgatgccatgttgtatttgcacatatcgagcatattgtgtgtatgttattgaaatgcttggtatgtgtgggatccgacaacctagttttttattcttggtagccattcttatggggaaatgtttcctagtgcttccactgagccatggtagcttgctacgacttgggttcatacgttgatgaccgacacgtttatGTATGCCTATCCCTCTAAGTTAgggccaccttgggtttacgactagtcatgtcggcccgggttctctgtcacatggatgctagcgatactatcatatacgtgagccaaaaggcacaaacggtcccgggccaggtaaggtggcacccgtggggatataGTATGataggccgcaaagtgatatgatgtgttacatgctagatcggtgtgaattaggatcggggtcctggcaCTCCTAGTAAAAAATGTCTATGTcaagttggtcggcataattgtcataaacactaaatgaaacaaatcgTTATAACAGATAATAtaacacatccgaatcatagaccggACGAGAGCCGACGGTGGTGGacatcaaaaccatggcactatataataacaaacagcaatacaagtaagaaaattataTAAGTAACTATCTAAAACATGCAAGTAAGTTTTTTTAAAACAAAGATAAGAATAAAAGGCTCACCATGGtcgtgccggcgacgagatcggcttGGGTGATCGACGGCGTTGAGGACAGGGACGGGGACAGGGACAGAGGAGAAGGATGGATTGTGTGGCTCGGCCAAGAAGAAGAGAAAGCTAAACTGTGGCTCGGGCAcctcatatcatgtttgttttgtGAACTCGACTGGCATCATGCTCAcatgcatttcatcgaacacctattGTGCACGTGAAGGGAAAACAAACTAGCATACTTCTCCCACCTTCTATGAGGAAAAAACTGAGGAGAGGGCGGGCAGGGCCGAGATATATAGGCAAGTTTTTAGTCCCTGTTGTGGTCTAAAACCGGGACTGAAGacagacctttagtcccagttccagacaccaaccgggactaaagggtgtcacACCTGCtgcagcccctttagtcccggttggtgtttgGTACCGGGACAAAAGGTCCGATTTTGACCGGGACTGATGCCTGAGGAGCCCCGGCCGGCGTCCTAgctgctcgaaccgggactaatgctcacattagtccctgTTCGTAACACGATTGGGACTATAGCTCCTATCAGCCTacaaccaaagccatgttttcttcTAGGGCATGGCCATCTCGAGGTTCCTCTATTCTTGAACTTGCAGCTTACGATCTTGGTACGCGTTTTACTTTCCTGTGTTTCAGAAAACTCCTCTCGGAACAAACCATGAGATATTGCTTACACCATACTAGTTAGATTATACCGATGGATCGAACCATTGATATTGCTTACACCATACTAGTTAGATTATACCGATGGATCGAACCATTGATATTTCTTaaaccatactccctccgtttctttttagtctgcatattagatttggtcaaattcaaactttgtcaactttgactaagtttgtagaaaaaaatataaagattcacaatatgaaatcaatattgttagatgcatcatgaaattaattctcataccatatagctttagtattgtagatgttggtattttttctaataaagttggtcaaactttacaaagtttgagtttgaccaaatcttatatgcagactaaaaagaaaggGAAGTAGTACTAGTTAGATTATACCGTTGGATCGAACCATTTCGTTTAATCAAAAAACAACGTTATTGAAGGGCCATTCACAAAAACGGTGGTCTCTTTCTCAAGCACAAAGGTTCAGGCCTTACCTTCTCCAGGTAGTAAATCTAGCAGAGCGAATGCGTGGATGTCCTCACTAGTTAAACTAAGATATAGTTACTCATGATATGCAGCTTCTGATAAAACGTTTCGCATGCGAGTGAATCCTGCGTCCATGTAGCTAGCCTTATCTCTTGGGCAGAATGTCAAATGAGTAGATAGGCAGACCAATAATCTCATTGGACTTTGGGACGTGCATGCACGTGCCCACCCGACATGCATGCATACGGACAGTGGCGAATCTAGCAGGACATTAGAGGGTAGGCTTAAAACACAAATTTGCTAAGTATAATTAGCAAATGCATTGCAATTGTTGCATGTAAAGCACCAGAATATACTTGTCAAGTGGTATGTTTAGCTTAAATAAGATTTTAGAGGGTAGGCTTAAGCCTATTGAAGCCTCCCTANNNNNNNNNNTGGAATCGCCACTGCATACGGATGTGGTGACGAGGCCCTGTAATCTCATGTGAACCATGCACAAGAAGAGCAGTAGTGAAGCTGATTATTGCATGTGGGTCCTACCAGAAATGTTAGTAACTATACGGCGAGCTTTCCTACTCTACTCTGCCAGCTGGTAGGTTCTTTGAACCTGTGTGCTGACTATGCATTGTTATCTCACGTGCACAAtgcacacacacaaaaacaaatcCGGAACTACTTGCGTGAACAAGCTACCATGGTTGCAAACTCATGAAAACTAACCTCAAATACAACAAAGAGATTGTAAAAACGGGGGGACTAAGAAAAAGAAAACAGATGGTCGTAGGAAAGCACGATCTAAAAGTTGATCATTAATTTGAAAACCCTGATCCTTCCGACTGCTCCAGGTGAAAACCCTTATCCTTTGAATTGGGAGGTGGTGGCAGTCCAGTGTTGGACCCAAGGTGTCGTATTGGGGTCCACGGTATGTTGGACGCGGCTTCATCTCTTCATCATGACTCTCTCATGATGGTGATCTCTCACAACTTCAAGACGGGATCTCTTTGGCCGACTGTTTACAATGGGGTTGGTGGTGTAGCTCTTGTTTGCACTTGCCTTGGTTGTGTATGTTGTGGTGTCGAGTTTTATCCATTGGTTGTATGGTTGGTATTTTATCTATAAAGCAGAAAGAGACCATGTTTCATTACATCTCGACATTCAATGAAGTGTGGACTTCTTTAGTAGGACTATAATTGGTGTGCAAGGAAAGTTGTACCTTGCACTTGGCAGTATCCACTTCATTCTTCGGTACGGCTCAGCCGTTATCTTAGAACATGCATTAGGACTGCATGCCTATGTATTAGGATAGAGAGCAAATAAATATCTTTCTAGAGTTGCTTGAAGCGCCGACAAGCCGATCGCCCGTAAGAAGTACACCACCCCAGACAGACACTCCGGGATTATTCTCTTGAGAGTACTGACGGAACTCGGTGGATCATTCACGGGCACGTCACACGTACGCACCGCCTCGGCGTATGGTCTTCTCTTTCTTTCCTGCATACCTCACCAACTGTGGTCGAACTCTTCCTCAACTTCTGCGGTGGGACTACACTTAGACCCACGACTTGCTATTTTTTTCAGAGACCACTACTTGAGATTTCCTGAATTTTTTTGAGCGTAGCCCATTTATTTCTAACATATCATACTCTATCAAGCGGGAAGGATTGCTGCAGGTTTGCGGGTGCTATAAATAGGTGCCCTTCCGTAATCTTTGTGTCCATCGCAACTTGGAAACACGCACACACAAACACACGCTTGGTGGGTGTGCacacaactttcttgcacatgatgaCCTCCTGAATTTGAGGAAGCTCTTCATCGAAatatatgcaagccaagttctcaTAATGTAAAAATTCCCACTAACCGGATGAAGATGAAACAATGATCCTGTCCATCATGGCGCGAGAAAATAAAAGGGCAAAGGATGACTCGGAAAAATGAAACGGCAAAGGAAGCCACGCCCCTGTAAGGCAACTGATCGGAATTCGgaggaccattcacgcgcatgtcgtaCGTGCGTGTGGTCTTCTCTTTCTTTCCTTCATACCTCACTCATTGTGGTGTAGAGAACCCTGTATATAGAGAAGTCCAACTCTTCCTCAATCTCCGCGGGGTGGGACTAAACAACTTGAGATTTCAGAAACTGTTATGGGCCTAGCCCGTTTATTTCCAACATATCACAATCTATCAAGCGGGAAGGATGGCTGCAGGTTCGCGGGTGCTATAAATAGGTGCCCTTCCGTAATCTTGTGTCCATCGCAActtgaaaacacacacacacacacacacacaNNNNNNNNNNAGACGCACGCTTGGTACTTAGTTTTCGGTTGAGGTTGCCTGAGAATATGGCGGTAAGTCTGGTGCAACTAGCGAGTTCCCAAGTAGTATTAACACTCAGGTGTCTTGAATATAGGCTCCCTTTGATGTACAAATATGTTAGTTGCAATTTCTTCTCAGGTATTCGGTCTTAGATGTGATGTGTATACGTAGTACCAAGGAATAGTATAGATTGTTTGTGTAGGATGTCAATTAATTTCAGAATTTGTGATGCATGCGTGCATATTGTATGTAGGACCCGGTGAAGGTTGGTCCATGGGGTGCAGCGGGACAAGGACGCGACATCAACGTCGGCAGCAGGCCCCAACGCCTCAACACCATCACCATTGGCTGGGAACCGTCATGGGGTTATGGGAATGGTCGTATCATTGGCATCTCCTTCGTCTACGTCGACCAGAATGACAAGGAAATCACGGTCGGTCCCTGGGGCAAGATCGACCGGGAACACTCCCGGGCAATCCAGATAGACCAAGACGAGAAGCTGTATGTCGTGAGTGGCACCTTCAACGACGCCGGCGTCACCTCGCTCATGCTGAAAACCAACAAGACAGAGCACGGGCCCTTCGGCCATGCGGCAGGGTCCGCCTTCAGCGTGCCCCTGAAGCAGGCCCAGGACGATGGCGAGGTGGTTGGTGAGGTGGTGGCCTTCTTCTGCCGCTCCAACGACACCCTCCAGGCGCTGGGCGTCTACGTGCTGGGGGAGAATGGTTTGCCGGTCATGATCGGTCCGTGGGGCGGCATTGTTAACCAACGCATCTCCACGCCGGTCCAGCTTAAGAGCGTCACTGTCTACAGCACTCAGCGCATCGATGGTTTCTCCTTCACCTACGTCGACCAGAATGGCGACGACATCCCCGTCGGCACCTGGGGCACCACCAATGGACAGAAGAATACGGTACGCTGGTCCTTTCGATCTATCTATCTACCACTTGCCTCGCTTGTGACGACTCTACTTTAATTTGAgtagcatgcatgcatgtggatgtGGTGCAGTTTTCCCTGAACGAAGGCGAGTATGTCAAGGACATGACTGGCACATTTGACCTCGACGGCGTGACCTCGCTCAAGTTCACCACCAACCGGGAGCATGTGCATGGCCTGTACGGGCGCCTCTCGGGGACTGACTTCCGCGTGCCACTGCCGGACAACGCCGTGGTCGGCAACGACGGCAACCACAACGGCGGCGTGCTCGGCTTCTTCGGCGGTTCCGGGGGGAACAGCCTCGTCGNNNNNNNNNNNNNNNNNNNNNNNNNNNNNNNNNNNNNNNNNNNNNNNNNNNNNNNNNNNNNNNNNNNNNNNNNNNNNNNNNNNNNNNNNNNNNNNNNNNNNNNNNNNNNNNNNNNNNNNNNNNNNNNNNNNNNNNNNNNNNNNNNNNNNNNNNNNNNNNNNNNNNNNNNNNNNNNNNNNNNNNNNNNNNNNNNNNNNNNNNNNNNNNNNNNNNNNNNNNNNNNNNNNNNNNNNNNNNNNNNNNNNNNNNNNNNNNNNNNNNNNNNNNNNNNNNNNNNNNNNNNNNNNNNNNNNNNNNNNNNNNNNNNNNNNNNNNNNNNNNNNNNNNNNNNNNNNNNNNNNNNNNNNNNNNNNNNNNNNNNNNNNNNNNNNNNNNNNNNNNNNNNNNNNNNNNNNNNNNNNNNNNNNNNNNNNNNNNNNNNNNNNNNNNNNNNNNNNNNNNNNNNNNNNNNNNNNNNNNNNNNNNNNNNNNNNNNNNNNNNNNNNNNNNNNNNNNNNNNNNNCTGGCTATACCTATATTATGTGTGTAATGAATAAGCACGATGGGATCGAACCATGTGCGCGCAGCTCGATCGTATACACCTATGTGTGTTAAGTGATTATATGTGTGCATACGTACCTGTGTAATAGCAAGCCGCCCTGGCATGCAATCAATAAATTATAGTATTATGTTTGATATCGTTTTTTCTTTGTGATCCTGCTCAGTTGCGTACCAATTTTTTTTCGTCTTCTTGCTAATTAATCACTACCGGGGAGGTATGTATTAATGTACAGCTAGCCTctacataaaaaaataaaaaaaataacccACAAATTTATCCACTTTTTATCGTTTTCTCATCATATTGTTTCGACGCCTCCTTTGGGAATCCTCTGCGGAGCAAATTTCCCCATGCTCTGGATTGTGAGAGAACATTGGTTTGTATACAGGTGAAGTCACAACATGGGGATNNNNNNNNNNNNNNNNNNNNNNNNNNNNNNNNNNNNNNNNNNNNNNNNNNNNNNNNNNNNNNNNNNNNNNNNNNNNNNNNNNNNNNNNNNNNNNNNNNNNNNNNNNNNNNNNNNNNNNNNNNNNNNNNNNNNNNNNNNNNNNNNNNNNNNNNNNNNNNNNNNNNNNNNNNNNNNNNNNNNNNNNNNNNNNNNNNNNNNNNNNNNNNNNNNNNNNNNNNNNNNNNNNNNNNNNNNNNNNNNNNNNNNNNNNNNNNNNNNNNNNNNNNNNNNNNNNNNNNNNNNNNNNNNNNNNNNNNNNNNNNNNNNNNNNNNNNNNNNNNNNNNNNNNNNNNNNNNNNNNNNNNNNNNNNNNNNNNNNNNNNNNNNNNNNNNNNNNNNNNNNNNNNNNNNNNNNNNNNNNNNNNNNNNNNNNNNNNNNNNNNNNNNNNNNNNNNNNNNNNNNNNNNNNNNNNNNNNNNNNNNNNNNNNNNNNNNCCATACAGAGAGGCAAACTAAACACAGAGGACGCGAGGACTTTACGGTCTCACATAAGCCCAGCACGGTCCTGGCTATACCGGAACCGACAGCTCCAGAGGCATGTATCACTGACATACAGAGAAGAACGAAAATAAATATTCGGGTGCTTCTCCATCACGACCAGGACCGCATATGAGGCGCGCACCACTCGCATGGCTTCCACCGCATGGATGCCGCCACTTCCGCTCCACTCCACGTGCTGATGCGGTGGCCTTAATGCCATCGTCGTCACGTGGACGCCATGATCTGGATGTCGCCGTCGCATCAGCAACTCGATGCCACCCATGATTAAGGTAATTATGTTCGTCAAGGTAGGCTAATAGATGTTGAAAATCAATCTGTCCATGTTTTCCCCTTTATTTTATAGAATatgtaactccaaatattctacTCTACGGGCTTATTTTGGTTGTATATTTATTTCATTGACTGAATGTGATCTGGAGGTGTGCTCATTTTATTTTAGCATCTTCTGGTTTGATCCGAATCATATCTTATGTACCATTAGCCTAATTACTTGGCCGTGCAAGGGGACGTGGCTGCGGAATTAGTGGTTTCTCATGGATGATGCTCGATAAAACAAGAACTTTAAGCATttcatgtttgttgcatttcaCGTTTATGACAATTATTCCCATCAAGTTGAAatagatattttaatctaggaggtatgtgagcCGGAAGTTGCAACCGACCCTTTTGtcaagaagttaaatttagttgaaatggaaaatgagtatttcaaagaaaaattgaaaagaattgaagaagaaaaGATGAAACTAGAGTtctatgttgccgatgtcgtcaatgatcacaagatcaagatgaatgcaatgcgcttgaagattagaaagatttgAAAATATGTCGTTAATAAGGAGGCTTGTTATCactatgttgttggatcaattgttaccttagttgcgatcttgatcgcatttattGTTGCATCAAAATGATTTAGCTAGATAGTTGTATGtttttttatgagaataagtgtgtatgaactttatgtatgaactggtattaatttggtcttttcggtgttgtgtaataaGATGAGCCAACAATGTACATTGATGGCGTGCACACTTTcagcttgcggctgaggcaaactaGCGGTcggatggttttatgtgttgtccatgtgttgtctgtaaggatgatcacaattactctaactcaagagtcgttcacgtccacctgtttacgTCCGGTGTCATGTCCGGATATAACTGCTGGACCAAGCACGAAGAAGGAGGGGTTCTAATGgatgagaatgaagaagaagaCAATGATGACAGTTATCCTCGCCATGGATTCCCTGAATATGATGgcacaacaatgggggaagaagctgaagaagaggtgGAAACTAAAGATCAAGAGGCtccagatgagcccgttgatgatcttggtcgggccattgctgaggcaaagagaaactgtgcaagtgaaAAGGATAAGTTGAAGCACTACAACAGGATCCCCACTATAGCAATGCCTTTTTCCGTATCTGAATGTCCATATATGTGTTGCTAGTGTCCTTACCAATGGTTTGGAATGCGTAGCATTATCCAGTTTTGCTAGCGCATAATGCAACGTTTATACTATCGTTGGTAAAAGGGTCCGTTGCAAGAGAACAACAGATAAAACGGACTTTTACAACAGTTTTATATGCTGGTGCTTGATGTACATGAATCAACATCCCATTGCTTGGCAACAGAGAATTTCCAATGTTTCAAGTGTTGGTACATatatagtgtgaataataatattATATGTATATATATTGCTAGCAATTAAATTAATGTTCCATGTAAACGTGATAATTATATATTTCAAGTGAACAAAAAACAAGACAATATACTCATGGGAGGAAAAAATCATATATTAGATCAAAACTGTTGGATTACAATAGTGGATATTACAGGAGGAACATCATCCAAATGTGATGCATAATCTAACAATTTTCTTGACAGTGAAACATAAACTGAAAATATCCATCTTAACTGAGGAACAACATCCGACAGGAACGTCATCCCTACAATATAACTAAAACTAAATGCATCcgtcatcataatcatcatgaaaCGGATCATCGACATCATCATTGCAGTATAATCGCCACACTCCAATATACTCATCCATTTATCTTTTGAATCtacaaacaagaaaacaaaaatgaACTGTTAACACACAATACCTTGTCATCGCCGTAACTAGAGCTAGCAAAGCTCGCGCCCGAGCACGACTACGTGCTCGCAGCTCCGCAGCAAGCTAATGCCGCCGCCATCTCGTCTTCCAGTGCACCATAGCGCTGCGCCGctcgaacccgagctccggcagccgccgccgGCTCCACTCCGGCaagctccggcctccccacgacctagCACCTGCACCGTTCGACGCGCGTGAGCAAGGGATTTCCAAGGCACGCATGCACGCTTCGAGTGGGGCCCTCTAGCACATTTCCGAGCCACGCCACCGTCTCGGCCCTCGCCGACGGCTTAATGCCGGCGACTTCGACCGAGTTGACCAGGGGTTAGACCTCCGCtggctcactgacgtgtgggcccggcgCCTGCTAACTTTTGCTTAAAttaataactaattttagttaatctactgagtcactgacatgcgggccccgcccgactaattaaactaggttaagtttaatttatattaggattagccatagtcactgacatgtgggtcccagccgtcaggtttgacctgggtagCGCCTTTGACCTGTTAACGCAGTGATGATCTCAGTCTAACATCATAAAGCCTTTCTGGAGTTTAGATCAatataaattatttatttattttcgggAAATgtgcaaaacttcaaaaattcatagaaaataatctgtaactccaaatgatataatttatatatggaaaattatccgaaaaatccaatctacccactTGTAccgtttgcatgcatgttagaacaactcctAGCTGCTGAATTGGAAAAATCAAATAAATGGAATTTGAATATTcgcatatggagttgaatttgaatctttgattcaaactaactttatttaatatggttgctagttgcattggctcaaatcacatcatattgccatgtcatgatcattcatcatattgttgcattgcattaattgtggtctttctctgttgccggtgtttgtcccctctcagtagaccaCGCTCCGACGATATGATCGATGACACTGAGGAAGAGTTGTACtctcttcagaagtgccaggccagcaaaacccccttgttcattccgatacaatcccactctctcgctcctgctctcttttactgcattaggacaacaacaattcaactgttacacgttgcgatagttgaacccctttcctttgcatgacctgtcattgccatagtaagtagatgaaacccactagcatgagtaggagttgtttgagccctgatgtgcctactcattaatgcttgtttgtcatgcctgctactgcttcgagttgagtcaggtccgattcatcggggatgaattggaatggtgatgaacatgtcctactgtgtgtgagctaagtgtgtgaacacgattttgtaa
Above is a window of Triticum aestivum cultivar Chinese Spring chromosome 6B, IWGSC CS RefSeq v2.1, whole genome shotgun sequence DNA encoding:
- the LOC123135310 gene encoding mannose/glucose-specific lectin-like, with the translated sequence MADPVKVGPWGAAGQGRDINVGSRPQRLNTITIGWEPSWGYGNGRIIGISFVYVDQNDKEITVGPWGKIDREHSRAIQIDQDEKLYVVSGTFNDAGVTSLMLKTNKTEHGPFGHAAGSAFSVPLKQAQDDGEVVGEVVAFFCRSNDTLQALGVYVLGENGLPVMIGPWGGIVNQRISTPVQLKSVTVYSTQRIDGFSFTYVDQNGDDIPVGTWGTTNGQKNTFSLNEGEYVKDMTGTFDLDGVTSLKFTTNREHVHGLYGRLSGTDFRVPLPDNAVVGNDGNHNGGVLGFFGGSGGNSLPNYLAVQGDVAAELVVSHG